A single genomic interval of Burkholderiales bacterium harbors:
- a CDS encoding glyoxalase/bleomycin resistance/extradiol dioxygenase family protein → EAKFKTFIPKQICDATKSTEVLVCLSSESRAKIDEMVRKAVTGGGTTPMDSKDYGFMYQHGFQDLDGHIWELIYMEPDAINQG, encoded by the coding sequence GAAGCGAAGTTCAAGACTTTTATTCCGAAGCAAATTTGCGATGCGACGAAAAGCACGGAAGTGCTGGTGTGCTTATCGTCCGAAAGCCGCGCGAAGATCGATGAAATGGTGCGCAAGGCAGTCACCGGCGGCGGAACCACGCCTATGGATTCCAAGGACTACGGGTTCATGTACCAGCATGGATTTCAGGACCTTGATGGTCATATCTGGGAGCTCATCTACATGGAGCCGGACGCGATAAACCAGGGTTGA